AACTGCATGCATAATCTGTGGTTGTGTAAGGTATTTTTGATTCCAATTGCTCACAATAACATCTCTAGGTCTTTCAATAACATCTCCGTGGTTGTGTAACGTAAAGGAGAAATCCTAATAATaacctaaacccaaaattggtttgcatctgtgtatattgcattgaaaataagattactaaaccctagaaaacatgaTTCGAGACAAACCCAAATAATGTCACATAATCAACTAAACCCTGGATATtccaaatcaacaactaaaatcaaaaactaacaaagattaatcttcaaattcataaaaaatcatcaacaactaaaaattacttcaaaatcgacagagaaacttcaattggacaaaaaccaaatcaaaattatttcaattgaaattTACCGTTCGACGCTATTAAATGAAACTTCGATTCAACAGTTGAAACTCTAATTGAAACTTCGATTCAACAAACTATTCAACAGACATTAATCACCATGATTGATCAACCAGATCTGAAAAAGACACGAGCTCTGAAACTTTGATCGAATTCTGCAGGTGAGGAATAAACGAGCTCTGCCGGGACGGGGAGGTTTttaaaagagaaataaattctctttgaaaagaagagtttGGAAGGTTAGGGGTATTTTAGgtaagacatatttttttattttaattttcctgggccaaatatccaaattggctatataaacagtatatttctgatgtttggctatataaacaatatcaaaagctaagaatctatttcacccaggaattttgtgttttggtctttttgaccaattttgtgttatcgTATTTGTATAGCTAAcctttaaaaaaaagaaagaaaccaaTTAAATTCATCATGTTTGGTTAACAGGTGAATTTTATTTGGTCTGATGAGATGAAATCAGTTGGAAACTCAACAAAGACAAGATTTTTTCTGTCAAGTCGTGTTATGAATTTATTCATCGAGATTTTATTTCTTCTCTTGATAGCCGGATCTTCAAGCATATTTGGGGGCTGCCATATCCTcctaaaattgtttttttttttcatttggtgTGTTCTTCAAAATAAAATCCCAACGAAGGATTTTCTTAGGCGCAGAGGTATGCAAATTGCTCGTGGCTGTGTGTTTTATGGTGAAACCGAAACTATGGATCATTTATTTATTCACTGTGTTTTTGCTCAAGCGTTGTGGAACCATTTTAGGAGCGaacttcagttttcttttgtccTGCCTTCTTCGATGAAGACTCTGCTGTGCACCTGGCTTGGCAAGGATATTACGAAGTCGCGGAAGAGGTTGTGGGTTATGATACCTGCTATGATAACTTGGTCAATTTGGTTGGAAAGGAATGCTAGACTCTTCTCGGAGAAGAAACTGGAGTTTCAAGGGGTTATATCTAAAGCAAAATACTGTTTTTTTACATGGGCTCtatgttttattgagtttcaGCAGGTTTCTTTTGAAACTATCATTGAGAATTGGAAATTGACGTACTTTCAATCTCCTTAGATGTAgttgttttggtttggtttctccGTGCCCTTGTATCTCCTCCTGTCTTgtcctttctctttcttttcttcccTGTACTCTCTTTGGGTGAAACAATTCTTTTGTACTCCCTTTTTTGATCAATGGAAAATTTTGCTTTGttgattaaaagaaaaaagaagaatcatCATGTTTgacctaaaaaaccaaaattttcaaaaataattgGTGAACTGTCCAAAAATTCGCTCAAACACCTCCACTCTCCCCAGTGTACCTCCAAAATTTCCCCTTATCCAAGTATTTTTAGGATTGGGTTGTTCTGGAATGGTTTTATGGAGTGTCTACAATAAATTTACACTACGATTGAAACGTAAGTGAGGTCTAGGGATCTCAATTGGTGCCTTACTCCCTGCCCAGAAGAGTCTAACTCAATCGAGTTTTACTTAGACGAAGTAGTATTTGAATAAAAATACATATGATATAGATGATATGTTCGAAGTGGTCCCCTATCATGTAAggcttgtttttattatttctagattttaaatttaataaacaacttaaatttttttctttgaaaaagtAATCTAGACGACACTTTATTTACTGTCTAGGGTGTTTTAGTTTTACTTCCAGTAATGGCGAAACCCTCTCCATCCTCTACATTCTGATTATTTTCAAAGCAACTGAGTGTTTTCCCATAGCCAATGTTCTTAAAAGCATTACGAAggtgcaaaattgattttgatattCATAATCATCGTTCGATAAGGACTTCAGTTAATCAAGTGTGGCAGTTTATGAATTTTTCGAGAAAACACCCTTTTAAGACTCACTTGTATGTTCCTCAAATTCAAGTTTCAACTTGCTTGAATCAGAAACTCACTGTAATTTGGCCTAATGGTTTGGTAAATTTCGTCTCTGAATGCAACAAATGAGAGTCCGATTTTGTGCACATTCTTTAATGAGTGTGCATATGACATTTTAGTTTCCACCACTAATTTAATTTTGGGAGGTATCATACGAGGGTTGAGATTGCAGACATGAATGTTAATATGCCATCCGTTAACTAATCACCGATCAAACTAACATATTAAATATACGCTCTTTAGAAAAGTGTGCACAATTATAGACTCAACAAATAATGCCCATTGATGTTTAATGGTGAGCCAACCACTCTAACAATCAATGGGCATCATTCATACACGCCTAGGTGAAAAGGTAAGTTTTATTTTCGCCCGGTTTGATTCACCTTTCCCTTCAAGCACTTGCTCAATCCATAGTAtggaaattaggttttggcaaaGGTTTTGCAAGATGAATCTTGAATTTGACGGAAACCCTAAAATGCTAAACCAACAATATACTATATTTACTATATTTGCGATTAATGAATCTTTGGATATCCGTGTAATCATGGAAGTTTGGCGATTGGTTCTGCAAATTTTTTATTTGAGAAAGTCGGACCTCTCCATCGCATGCTAGTGCTGTTCTCTTAAGTGTCATGTGTAAGGATACTGCTCTGGCCTCTTTAGTCTTCTATGCAGTACATAATCATTTTTTTAAATGGAATTGTCCTCTTTATATTCACTGCTCGAGTATATTGCGCCTCTGCGAGAGTTCAGAGTTCAGACCCAGGGTGACAAACATTTGACTCGCGCTTAATATTTAGGTAATGCATGATCTAAATCTATATTCGACTACTATTGGACCTAAAAAAATAACTACCATAAGCACATTGATTGGATATAGGGCCATATAGGAGATTGAATTTTGGATGCTAAATCCCCTATAGCTTTACACCTCCATACTCATAATTTTCATGATAAATTTGCCAAACAAACTGATGTTCAATAATCCACGGCATCTGGTAGGATGTCTTTGTAGTTTGTACTGCATCATTAAGATTCTGCTTATCTCTAATGAAAAAGAAAGACTTATACTTATATTCATTTTAATTACTAATTCTTTTTCTCTATTTCTTTCTGTGTGTAATCAATATTGCTTTATTTTCCgcacatattttattattttttcaatttctgGAAAGAAAGAGTGATTAACGTCTtgtcaacccacttagacacggAGCCGTTGCCGGTCCTCTCTGACCTACCGAcgcttctctctttctttctctcttttcacAACCAACCATATATCATAACAAATACCAGATCATTGAGAATTGAGATCtatctctcttttctttctctctgtagttcttctttctcttctgtcCTGAAGTGATCATCTATTTATATACAATGTTTTTACTGTAGCCATATAGTGATCATCAActgagaaaagaagagaagagtttATTTACACTTTTCATCTACACCGTTCAATTATGATCTAGCTAGTAGTACTACTAGTGCATCTATCTTCTTCTTTACAGCAATATCCCATTCTAAAACTCAAACTTGCAGAGAAATAAGTAGTAGCTGCGGTTTTAGTCCTCATGGCTCATCAAAGTTCTAATCAATAATATAAGTATCAGCTGCAGAGATCAAGCTTGAGTTTCATTCTCTCTCACAGCATATCAtagaataattagggttttgtttttgtagTCTAGAGATAATGGAGGATTATTCACAAATGGATGAGCAGAatacatcatcaacaccaagggGGAATAGTTTCTTATATACAACACCTATTGtttctcaacatcatcatcatcataataataataataataataatctagcCACCATCAGTACTGCTTTTCATCTTCAATCAGGGTCGACAGCAGAAGGAGACGatgatcatcatcaacatcagtcTAATAATATAAATTTCCTTTCTCATctccaacatcatcatcatcagcatgaACAAGCTCATCATCATCCTATTGTGAAGACAGAAGCTGTTGGTGCTACTTATtctcaacaacaacagcagcaacaaattCAGAATCATCAAGAATTTCATTACCCTTCTCTAATGAGAGGAGGAGGACATGGGAACCCACAACAAGAAACAGTTCAacagcatcaccagcagcaacaacaacaaaggcAACAAGGAGGAGGGTTTAATAATAGTAACAATAATTTGGAAGCCATTAAAGCCAAGATAATTACTCATCCTCAATATTCGAACCTTTTAGAAGCTTACATGGATTGTCAGAAGGTAATAAAATCtccaaattaattaattaattacccCTAAATTCCTACTTTATCCTATAAACCACACGAGAGTACACTTCACCATGAAATATTATACATAGAGACAGATATTAGTAGATTACTTGATTTTGACTTATCATATGGATAATTTTACAGGTAGGAGCACCACAAGAAGTAGTTGCAAGACTTACACACGCTAAACAGGAGTTTGTCGCAAGGCAAAAATCTTCATTGATTAATAgagatgcatcttcttcttcatcagcagcaataGATCCAGaacttgatcaattcatggtGTGTAAAGATATACTACTCCATATACCAAAATCTTAATGTATTAACCCTAGCTAATCaattttgagtttgctat
This is a stretch of genomic DNA from Papaver somniferum cultivar HN1 chromosome 1, ASM357369v1, whole genome shotgun sequence. It encodes these proteins:
- the LOC113286833 gene encoding homeotic protein knotted-1-like; this translates as MEDYSQMDEQNTSSTPRGNSFLYTTPIVSQHHHHHNNNNNNNLATISTAFHLQSGSTAEGDDDHHQHQSNNINFLSHLQHHHHQHEQAHHHPIVKTEAVGATYSQQQQQQQIQNHQEFHYPSLMRGGGHGNPQQETVQQHHQQQQQQRQQGGGFNNSNNNLEAIKAKIITHPQYSNLLEAYMDCQKVGAPQEVVARLTHAKQEFVARQKSSLINRDASSSSSAAIDPELDQFMEAYYDMLVKYREELTRPLQDAMDFMRRIEAQLNTLVTNGPIRVFTDEKCEGVGSSEDDQDNNSGGEAELPEIDPRAEDRELKNHLLKKYSGYLSSLKQELSKKKKKGKLPKDARQKLLNWWELHYKWPYPSESEKVALAETTGLDQKQINNWFINQRKRHWKPSEDMQFVVMDGGLHPPNTALYMDGHFIGDGSYRLGP